A region of uncultured Campylobacter sp. DNA encodes the following proteins:
- the pheS gene encoding phenylalanine--tRNA ligase subunit alpha, with translation MQEIKAKIDAASSLSELEAVRLELFGKKGIITALFSELKSAAPEQKKELAVSANEKRDYFSELIAAKRASLEAAEQKEAMKNEAIDVTLFNENVNCGALHPVMETMDKIIDYFIAQNFSVESGPLIEDDFHNFEALNLPKYHPARDMQDTFYLNDGRLLRTHTSGVQIRTMEKFKAPPVRMIAPGAVFRRDMDLTHTPMFHQVEGLVVEQGDRVSFANLKYVLEEFLRYMFGDVKVRFRPSFFPFTEPSTEVDISCIFCHGEGCRVCKQTGWLEVLGSGVVDPNVFKAVGWKNVSGYAFGLGVERFAMLLHGIPDLRSLFEGDIRLLEQFK, from the coding sequence TTGCAAGAAATTAAAGCAAAAATCGATGCCGCATCGAGCTTAAGCGAGCTGGAAGCCGTGCGCTTGGAGCTTTTCGGCAAAAAAGGCATCATAACGGCGCTTTTTTCCGAGCTCAAATCCGCAGCGCCCGAGCAGAAAAAAGAGCTTGCCGTAAGCGCGAACGAAAAGCGAGATTATTTCAGCGAGCTCATCGCTGCAAAAAGGGCGAGCCTGGAAGCAGCAGAGCAAAAAGAGGCGATGAAAAATGAAGCAATCGACGTCACGCTTTTTAACGAAAACGTAAACTGCGGCGCGCTGCATCCGGTGATGGAGACGATGGATAAGATCATAGACTACTTCATCGCGCAAAATTTCAGCGTCGAAAGTGGCCCGCTCATCGAGGATGACTTCCATAATTTTGAGGCGCTAAATTTACCCAAATACCACCCTGCGCGCGACATGCAAGATACGTTTTATCTAAATGATGGGCGGCTGCTACGCACGCACACCAGCGGCGTTCAGATCCGCACGATGGAGAAATTTAAAGCTCCGCCGGTGCGTATGATCGCCCCGGGCGCGGTCTTTCGCCGCGATATGGATCTAACCCACACGCCGATGTTTCATCAAGTAGAAGGTCTCGTAGTCGAGCAGGGAGACCGCGTGAGCTTTGCAAATTTAAAATACGTTTTAGAGGAATTTTTGCGCTATATGTTTGGAGACGTAAAAGTGCGCTTCCGCCCGAGCTTCTTTCCGTTTACGGAGCCTAGTACCGAGGTCGATATCAGCTGTATTTTCTGCCACGGCGAGGGATGCCGCGTTTGTAAACAGACGGGCTGGCTCGAGGTGTTAGGCAGCGGCGTGGTCGATCCTAACGTCTTTAAAGCGGTGGGCTGGAAAAACGTCAGTGGATACGCATTCGGGCTCGGCGTCGAGCGTTTCGCGATGCTGCTGCACGGTATTCCCGATCTGCGCTCGCTATTTGAAGGCGATATTAGATTATTGGAGCAGTTTAAATGA
- a CDS encoding histidine triad nucleotide-binding protein codes for MNVFEKIVNGEIPCNKVLENDEFLAFHDINPKAPIHILAIPKKCYENFQVTPPEVMSKMSAFIQEVTRKMGLDKSGYRLVCNCGENGGQEVMHLHFHILGGMKLPWDRVSDRNTEENF; via the coding sequence ATGAACGTCTTCGAAAAGATCGTAAACGGCGAAATCCCGTGTAACAAAGTGTTAGAGAACGATGAATTTTTGGCTTTCCACGACATCAACCCAAAAGCGCCGATCCATATCCTGGCGATCCCCAAGAAATGCTACGAAAACTTCCAAGTAACGCCACCTGAAGTGATGAGCAAAATGAGCGCTTTCATCCAAGAAGTAACTCGCAAAATGGGGCTTGATAAGAGCGGATACCGCCTCGTTTGCAACTGCGGCGAAAACGGAGGTCAAGAAGTAATGCACCTGCACTTTCATATCCTGGGCGGAATGAAGCTACCATGGGACCGTGTCAGCGACCGAAATACCGAAGAGAATTTTTAA
- a CDS encoding Dps family protein yields the protein MSKTVKQLNKLQADAHAFFIAFHDYHWNVKGLQFAQVHAYTEKAYDEMGELFDDMAERALQIGGKAVTKAKDLIELSKDAPISVKDSYSVSEVLEDVKKAYEYLVKEFKKLQEVAEEEGDDTTSNIAQDHYGDYEKRLWMLSSMLSK from the coding sequence ACAACTAAACAAACTTCAGGCGGACGCTCATGCGTTCTTTATTGCATTCCACGATTATCACTGGAATGTTAAGGGCTTACAATTCGCACAGGTTCACGCTTACACCGAGAAAGCATACGACGAGATGGGCGAGCTTTTCGACGATATGGCTGAGCGCGCGCTTCAAATAGGTGGCAAGGCCGTAACTAAGGCTAAGGATCTAATTGAGCTTTCAAAAGACGCTCCGATTAGCGTAAAAGACAGCTATAGCGTATCTGAGGTACTTGAGGATGTCAAAAAAGCCTATGAGTATTTGGTAAAAGAATTTAAAAAGCTTCAAGAAGTAGCCGAAGAAGAGGGCGACGATACGACTTCAAATATTGCGCAGGATCACTACGGCGATTATGAAAAACGCCTATGGATGCTAAGCTCAATGCTAAGCAAATAA